A single genomic interval of Cucumis sativus cultivar 9930 chromosome 7, Cucumber_9930_V3, whole genome shotgun sequence harbors:
- the LOC101203375 gene encoding beta-glucuronosyltransferase GlcAT14B encodes MIGRKANVGGFLNPSWMRKNMNSHSGRMFSDRKWIVPFFASLLISVTLLLTATLGLFIPSQSDEPLPLDAVSFVKEEDSSGFFIEPELRSSLKETNGVVKMEPPRLAYLISGTKGDSRRMMRTLQAVYHPRNQYVLHMDLEAPPRERLELTNLVKADSTFNEVENVRVMAQSNLVTYKGPTMIACTLQAISILLKESLDWDWFINLSASDYPLMTQDDLLHVFSNLTRNFNFIEHSQIAGWKLSHRAKPIIIDPGLYLSKKSELAWTTQRRSLPTSFKLFTGSAWVMLTRSFVEYCILGWDNLPRTILMYYTNFLSSPEGYFHTVICNNDEFRHTAVSHDLHYIAWDNPPKQHPLSLTMKDFDKMVNSNAPFARKFAKDDSVLDKIDKELLGRTSRFSPGGWCIGSSEGGADPCSVRGNDSVFTPGLGAGRLQQLLHSLLSEEILKKQCT; translated from the exons ATGATAGGGCGTAAAGCGAATGTGGGTGGCTTTTTAAATCCGTCATGGATGAGGAAGAACATGAATTCTCATTCAGGAAGGATGTTCAGCGATAGAAAATGGATTGTTCCGTTCTTTGCAAGTCTGCTCATTTCAGTTACCCTGCTTCTAACAGCTACTTTAGGGTTGTTTATTCCTTCACAAAGTGATGAGCCATTGCCATTGGATGCTGTTTCGTTTGTAAAAGAGGAGGATTCGAGTGGTTTTTTCATTGAGCCTGAATTAAGAAGTTcattgaaagaaacaaatggtGTTGTGAAAATGGAACCTCCAAGATTAGCCTATCTAATTTCGGGTACAAAAGGCGACAGTCGGAGAATGATGAGGACTTTGCAGGCTGTATATCACCCAAGAAATCAATATGTTCTGCACATGGATCTGGAGGCTCCACCTCGAGAAAGATTGGAGCTGACGAATCTAGTGAAGGCTGATTCAACATTCAATGAGGTAGAGAATGTGCGTGTAATGGCTCAATCAAATTTGGTTACATATAAAGGTCCTACAATGATTGCTTGCACGCTTCAAGCAATATCGATTTTGTTGAAGGAGAGTCTGGATTGGGActggtttataaatttaagtgCTTCAGATTATCCATTGATGACACAAGATG ATTTGCTTCATGTGTTTTCCAACTTGACtagaaatttcaattttattgagCATTCGCAGATTGCGGGGTGGAAATT GAGTCACCGAGCGAAACCAATCATCATCGATCCAGGTCTTTACTTATCCAAAAAGTCGGAACTTGCTTGGACAACTCAAAGACGCTCACTTCCAACATCCTTCAAGTTGTTTACAG GTTCGGCATGGGTAATGCTGACACGATCATTCGTTGAGTATTGTATATTGGGATGGGATAATCTCCCACGAACCATCCTCATGTACTACACAAATTTTCTCTCATCGCCCGAGGGCTATTTTCACACTGTAATCTGCAATAACGACGAATTTAGACACACTGCAGTAAGCCATGACCTCCATTACATTGCTTGGGACAATCCTCCAAAGCAACATCCACTCTCTTTGACAATGAAGGACTTTGATAAAATGGTGAATAGCAATGCCCCATTTGCTCGAAAGTTTGCCAAGGATGATTCCGTCTTGGACAAGATAGATAAAGAACTGCTTGGCAGAACGAGCAGATTTTCTCCAGGGGGATGGTGTATCGGGAGCTCGGAAGGCGGTGCTGACCCGTGCTCGGTACGTGGAAACGATTCTGTGTTCACGCCAGGCCTCGGGGCTGGCCGGTTGCAACAGCTTCTTCATTCACTGTTGTCcgaagaaattttgaaaaaacagtGTACATGA